A stretch of DNA from Apis cerana isolate GH-2021 linkage group LG8, AcerK_1.0, whole genome shotgun sequence:
AAGCTGATTATTTGACTGTAAATTATCAAGATAacgattaataacaatattgcgATCTTGAGTGTTTATGTTTGCAtagtattttcgaaaaaattctgtGTGTGCTTCTGcagcttttatttttactatagaCACTTCATGTCCCAAACATTCTTCTAAAAGATTTTGCCAATcacctataaaaattatatttatttaaataatttctaataataatataaatatatgtatataatatatgtacatatatttatattattattacaaatagtatatatatatatattatcattaatatcatattatttatatatatctacaacTAATTTCTACATAtgaatctttataattatatttgaatctaaataattatatttattacaaatattaacttACAAATAGTTTCAATAGAAATaggaaaattaacaattgagcatttttttataagcacAGCACATGCTTGTTTCATTAATTCTCCTCCTAGACCTTTGAATTGTCCTCTTTTTCTAAAACTGCTaactatatttttgatattctctATAGCGAAAGGTCCAattatatcttcaattttttcattacaacTATTGAACAATGCTTCTAAAATTTCTGCAATAGCTAATACTGCACCAtgtctaatatttaaatcaatagaaTTTAACATATCTAATAAACTTGGTAAAACTGTATCcctaatataattagaatcaataggagttaaattaaaaagcgtTTTAGCTGAAAGTTCTCTAATTGTTGTATCCCAATgtgtaatttttcttgtaattaaATGATCAATCAAAGATTTTGTATATTCTTCATATTGTGCAATTTGTGTACTAATCTTCAAATATGCATGATTTCTAACACCAACTTCAAAATAATCAGCAATTGTAAGTATTTCTATTCCATGTGGAAAATTTCCTTGTCTTCCTACATTTTCTTGAAATGCAGCAGAAGCAGCTCTTCTACAATTAATTTCTCGATCAAAACAAGTAACAACCAATAACATAGCtgcaatttcttttacatAAGGTTGAATTATATCAGGATCATATGCTCTGGGAAATGACCAACAAATATAACATGCAGCATCTCTGATTAAATATCCAATTGAACCATAAGCTCTGGGTTCATCAAATACTAAGGCTTGAAGAACAACTGGTATTACATCATTTAAACgatgaggaagaagaagaccACGTCTTCCTAATTCTGCTAATGCCAAACAACCTCCATGCCAAGCAAAATCTGATTCTCTACCacaaaaaagatttaacaCAAATCCCACAACATCATCTGCTAAATCCATTGGTAATCTTGCTGTTATTCTACCAATTCCTTTTGCAGCAGACCATCGTATTGTAATTGCTTTATCTCTAAGACCTTGTATAAGTTGTTCAATTATATCTTCTATTGTTGATGGAATATCTTGATCATCATgatttaatggaatatttttagtatcttCTACATTTTCTATggtgttataattaatattagtattagGTACTAAAGATATAGGTCTACTAGTTCTTTGATATCTCCATGAAGCCAACTTTGTTCCTAATAATACCAGTCCAATTCTTTGTACAACTTTCATTCCAAACTTACGAATAAGATCTGCaggattttcatttaaatgaaGTTGTAAaactttatctaaaattatttgaatatatggtTTAACATCTTCTCTTGCactatgttttaatattgctGCTATAACTGCTAATGGACCATGTCTTAAAGGATCATTTTCTGCACATTGTAAACTCCacattatcatttcttttaaatataattttttagcatctgatcttgttaaaaaattagcaattaaaaaaactgcAGCTGCAGCACAAGCATCTTTTGATAAgcaaaataatttgcatatttttaaaattctaactgTTATTGATTGTTCAAAATTAACATCAGAAACTTCTAAACGTGAAAGTGGAAAtggtatttttgaaattatagaaagCCAAATTAAAAGTACATATCGAGTTTCCCATGTTTCTACATCATTTggattttgtttttctaaCAATCGCAAAACAGGAAGAAGATCAGCTAcctaaatcaaattaaattacatatttaaaaattgaaatataaaatataaaaattataaaagatttgaa
This window harbors:
- the LOC108000033 gene encoding tubulin-specific chaperone D, translated to MALNDCSESEIIGCGFNAFKEINEVTFLIGELKKVDLSPSLIEKNRDRFNFILSQYQDQRQLLDPYMDDILQPLLDIIKDENSTEIMRHNAFKYIFIVMSVKTYKKIVTYLPHEVADLLPVLRLLEKQNPNDVETWETRYVLLIWLSIISKIPFPLSRLEVSDVNFEQSITVRILKICKLFCLSKDACAAAAVFLIANFLTRSDAKKLYLKEMIMWSLQCAENDPLRHGPLAVIAAILKHSAREDVKPYIQIILDKVLQLHLNENPADLIRKFGMKVVQRIGLVLLGTKLASWRYQRTSRPISLVPNTNINYNTIENVEDTKNIPLNHDDQDIPSTIEDIIEQLIQGLRDKAITIRWSAAKGIGRITARLPMDLADDVVGFVLNLFCGRESDFAWHGGCLALAELGRRGLLLPHRLNDVIPVVLQALVFDEPRAYGSIGYLIRDAACYICWSFPRAYDPDIIQPYVKEIAAMLLVVTCFDREINCRRAASAAFQENVGRQGNFPHGIEILTIADYFEVGVRNHAYLKISTQIAQYEEYTKSLIDHLITRKITHWDTTIRELSAKTLFNLTPIDSNYIRDTVLPSLLDMLNSIDLNIRHGAVLAIAEILEALFNSCNEKIEDIIGPFAIENIKNIVSSFRKRGQFKGLGGELMKQACAVLIKKCSIVNFPISIETICDWQNLLEECLGHEVSIVKIKAAEAHTEFFRKYYANINTQDRNIVINRYLDNLQSNNQLVRIGFAQAIGYFPLFIICERVKDIIEALIKCTKISESTLKWAESRKEAIHALIMICQTLGIKEADKWHIYIHDLYDCYLLALKEYTIDSRGDIGAWVREAAMTGLHILTNLISQAKLFSVLNENLMANIIGGIAQQAVERIDGIRAQAGIVFSALIHNDPSLPNIPYHAELKTIFPYDECKENIEWRMESATFPRFIKMLSYPPYTMNLLRGIIFSVGGLSESLVKYSSVSLFSYLQEIDELGLQNLCYKILDIFEESHKNERMITSMLAFLDRLLSSGCIQVVLDNSENGIAERILILLKQEIKTTNNTKLLISSINVFCQLLQLHGPVAKRAFCQLSIFLCHKYKCIRKVAATRTYEALTLYGEEMDLPEEDLIQILTELNITDWEQSVSELRPIRNHLCDLMKVPAPILQNKLTN